Within the Sebaldella sp. S0638 genome, the region TAATACTGCTACTCCTACCGTACCTGTTTTATCATTTGCCGGATCAGTATACACTCCTCCGCTTATATTCAAATTTCCTGTGTTAGTTACAGTTCCGTCATTTATTATTACACCTATTGTTCCGGCTCCGCTTGCATTAAGAGTTCCGGCGTTATTTACTGTTGCACCGTCATTTGCAAAAATTCCCACCTGTCCGAAACCATTCAAAATACTCAATGTAGTATTAGCTTCGGTAGTTATGGAAGAACCGGAACCTGTTGCAACCAAAAGATTATTCTTTATTCCGCCGTTGCTTGTTATCTGCTGTGTTGTTCCCGCTGCCGAATTATAACCTAAAGTTATAGTTCCGTTTTGCGCCATAACACCTGTACTGCCTTTGGCACTGCTTCCTAAAAATATATTATAATTGCTCATTCTGAGCGGGTTTGATGTAGTATAGTCTACTGCTACTCCAATTGCATTTTCTACTTTTGAGGCATCTCCTCCTGAAGCATTTCCTGTAGAATTAGCAGCATTTCCTGCTGTTCCTATATTTAATTTTATTACTGAATTATCAAGATTAATCATTGAATTCGTAGCCTGTATACCTACTGAATTATCCCCGTTTAATACTACAGGAGTATTAAATATTATTTTGGAATCTCCAAAACCGCTTACTGAGCTGTTTAATATTACACCTATTGAATTCAGTCCGTTTAAAGTTACATTTCCGTTATTTGTGAAAACTGCTCCTCCGTTTGTATTCCCCGGTGTTGCGTAATTGGCTAATATATCCGAAGTTCCGTTCAATACTATATTTGCCCCGTTATTATTAGTAAAGGTAAAATATCTGTTATAGTAAGACAGATTTCCTGAATTTGCATCTATTGTAGTAAAAATAATTCTCTGCTGCGGTGTCAGATTATTTATTGTTCCTCCTCCGGCAACTACAGATGTATCTGCCACAGCTTCTATAGTTCCATTATTTATCATATCTGCACCGTAAGTATAAGTTTTATGTGACTGAACTCCGTAAAATATTACCTGCTGCCCGTACATTTTCGTTGTTGTACTGGAATCCATTATCCAAGCTGCTGCTTCGCCACCGTCGTCATGAGCATCAGTATGAAATAACATCAAATAGTTTCCCGGCTTATTTCCCACACCTATCATACGAAAATTCATATTTTCTATATTTACGGTATGTCCTCCTACCAGTTTCATTGCTGCATAATCTGAAGTCAGCCCTGTAGCAGATGTATTCTGTATACCATTATCAGTCAATTTATGCGTTGCCCCGTTTGATACACCCACTGCATGAGTATTCTGAACATAAATATCAAAATCCTGATTCAGAGTTGATGAATTACTTATTACATCCATGCTTCCCCCTGATCCCTGTCCAGTCAAGTTCTGCTGTGAAATAGGAGCAACTGAAGCACTCTGTTTTAGAAAATACTGGTCGTCACTATTAGAAGATCCCGGAAAATCAAATGAAATCGGTGTTACTGTACTTACTGTAACCTGCGGAATACTCGGGTATATAGGCTGAAATTGCAGAGGATTCACCGCAATAATCGCTGAAGCTGTAGGAGCTGGTATATCTATAACAGCAGGTGTTATATTAATCTCATTCGGCAGTGTAATCGCAAGAGTTCTGTCTCTCGGCTCTATATCTTTTACAGGGATTGCCAGTCCTATGTTAACATCTATAGGTGGCTGGGGATCGATAGGTTTTGTCGGTTTTTTATCCGGATCTGAATAATAATCGGCATTATTCAGAGTATTATCCCCTTTTCTTCTTTCAGCATAGAAAGCGCTGAAAAATACCTGCCATTCCAGGTATTCAGGTTTTACTATATAATCTCCCTGTAAATACAAATCTTTTAATTCTTTATTTTTTTTATTTAATATTTTTTCTATTTGCTTATAGTTTGAATCGTTGCTTTTTTCTGAATCTATATTCTTAACCATTTGGTTATACAAGTTTTCAGCTGTGTTACTGCTAACAGTTGCTGCACCATAAGCAAAAGTTACAGCATTAAATGCCGCATATTAATGCACTTCTATATTTTTTCATAGCCTTCTCCTTAGTTATAATGATTTGTTCAAATTAAAAATCTAATTCATATTTTGAATACTAAATTTTTATTTTCTTCATACCATTAGCTGTTCTTTTTTAAGAAGAATGACTGTTTTTACTAATTTATTTTATTTGTAGTTTTACTGTTCTTATCATTTGTATACTCATTATAATAATAAATAGTTTTTTTGTCAATAAATATTACTACGTACAAATATAATTATATTAGAATAAATTTTCAAAATATTTGAACCTCTTTATTTATCGTAATGTTAAAAAATCATTTTTTCAAAAATTAACTCTTCATTCATTTTCTTGATATTATTAATATAGTATTTTGTGAAATTACAGCAAAGTAATAATATTCTTTGTTTTTCATTACACATTGACTTTTTTTATTTAATAGCCTATAATTTATTGAGATTAAAATATAAAAATTATTAAAGGAGAAAACATATGAAGAAATTATTATTTTTCCTGATTTTATTCGGATGTTTTAGTATAGTGAATTTTGCAGCAGGATGCAATGCTCAGATATGTACATGTCCCGGCGGCGGATATGTGACGACCGGTCAGTACTGTCCTGTTAATACACCTGTTTATTCACCCCCGCCTGATGCTCCCGCGGTTAACATGTATTTTCTTATATTAGATGTAAAAAACAGCAATTATCAGCTTGTTGACTTGAAAACAAGAGATTTTTTAACTGCTCTTGACAGAACATGGTCATGTGCCGGTAAAAAGTCTTCTATCTGTACTGTAGTATCAGCTCGTGAATATATCGCCATTGTCAGTTCGGAAGATAACAGACTTTTTATTGGAAAAGCTGATACCTTTTATAAAGGAACCGGAAAACAGGCAGAAAAACAAGGAATAGATGACTGCAAAAAAGGGAAAGAGGCCAACGGTAACGGAGTATTAGGCGACGGAATAAAGGGAAAGAAATGTAAGCTTATCATGATGGTAAGCCCGAACTTCAAATTGGAAAATACCGAAACCAAGCAGAAATACGATCTGAAAGTCACTGATTCAATATAAATAAATAACAGCAGAGTGAAAATCTCTGCTGTTTTTATATCAGCCAAAATATTATTCCCGGATAACAGAAAAAACATTCCGAGAATGCAGTAATCCCATGAACCGTACTCGAAAAGCCGGCAAATAAAATCACATATTACTCAGAATGTTTTTCAGTTCATATATATTAATAAAAATTTCTATAAGATATCAAGCAGGTTTTTACCATTTCCGTAAACTTTTCCCCAGTCACTCTCAAACTTGTCTATACTCCAGTCTGTATAAGGATGGTAAATCATTTGTTTCAAGACATCAGATCCTACAGTAACTGCTTCTGCTCCTGCCAGTATTGAATCATGCACCTGTTTCACGTTTTTATATGAAGCTCCCAGTATTTTTGCCTTGTTGTCCTTATTTCTGCTTAGTATTTCATAAGCTTCGCTTACCACTCTTACTCCGTCACCGCCGATATTATCAGCTCTGTTTACATAAGGAGCCATATAATCAGCACCTGCCTGTGCAGCAAAAACTATCTGCTGTGAAGTAAGTATTCCTGTTGCTGTAATATTAAATCCCTTTTTCTTAAGAACTGCCATAGCTTTCAGACCTTCATCCGATACAGGAATCTTAATATAAAGATTTCCCTTTAAAGTTTCCTTTAGTAACCCGGCCTCTTTTATTATAGTTTCGGCATCTCTTCCCAAAACCTGAACATGCAGCATTTTTTCAGTTCCTATTATTTCAAGAATGCTGTTTATTATCTTTTTATAATCTCCTTTTTCATTTGCTATTATTGTAGGATTAGTAGTCACTCCCACAATTGGAAATTTTTCGTTAAAATATTTTATCTCCTCAAGATTTGCAGTATCTAATAAATATTCCATTTTTCCTCCTGTATGTTTTTTTATTTATCCGCCTATATTTACACAAAACCCTTCTTTTTCAAAAAACTTTTTTATATTTCCAGTATCCTCTTCTGTTGGTATTTCCAAATCTTCCAGAAGATACTTTCTGTTCAGATATTCATACTTCTTGCTTCCATAGTTATGATAAGGCAGAATATCTATATTTTTCACATTGCATTCTTTCATTAATTCCGATATTTTTTCCAAATTTTCTGTTTCATCAGTATATCCCGGAATATAAGGAAAACGCACAATTACTTTTCCTGTCTCAGCCGCTGCTCTGAAATTCTCAGTTATTATATCCGAACCGCCCTTTAGTATTTTTTTTGACTTTTCATTATCCATTATTTTCAGATCAAATAAGACTGTATCTGTATATTTCAGAATCTCTCTGAATTTCTTATTATCACCATAGCCGCAGGTTTCTACAGCAGTATTTATTCCATGCTCCTTTAATTCTTTCAAAAATTCCGCAGCAAAATCTCCCTGCTCCAAAACTTCCCCACCTGATAATGTTACCCCGCCTTTTGAAGTATTAAAAAATATCTCATCTTTCAGAACCTCTTTCAAAAGCTCTCCCAGATTGTACCATTTACCGGTTTTTTCATATGTCCCCGTAGGATCTTCGTCTATATTTTCTATATATTTTTCATACTTTTTCTGTTTTTCCTTATTTATCATTACTTCTATTTTACCACTCTGAGATTCAGGGTTGGAACACCACGGACATCTGAGCCTGCATCCTTTGAAGAACACCATTGTCCTGATTCCCGAACCGTCATTTAAAGAATATCTCTGAATGTTAAAAATTAAAGCTTTATTCATTCATAATCTCTCCTTGTTACTGCTAATGTCAAAATGTAAAAAAGCAATATCCTAAAATACATGTTCTGTTCTGTTAATTATATCATTCTGTATTTTCTCATTTAATTCTGTGAAAAATGCACTATATCCTGCTACCCTGACTACAAGATTGTCATACTTTTCAGGGTAAAGCTGAGCTTCCTGTAAAGTCTCTCTTCCCACTACATTAAACTGTATATGCTGTATTTTCAGCTTCATATAAGCATAAATATAATTAACAAAATTTTCCAGTCCCTGATCACTTTGAAGCGGCCCGGGGCTAAGCTTTACATTCAGAAGACTTCCGTTAGTCAGCAGAACATTATCAAGCTTGCTTACACTCTTTAATACCGCTGTGGGACCTAGTTTATCCCTCCCGAACATAGGCGATAATCCCCCGTCTGCAAGCTGTTCTCCTGATTTTCTTCCGTCAGGTGTTGCTCCCACTACTTCCCCTAAAGGTATATGCGCAGAAACAGTATAAGAACCGGGAATAAATATTCCTCCTCTCGGATTATCATATTTCTCCACTTCCTTACAGTAAAGTCTTAATATTTCCGAGCTTAAATCATCTACATTATCAAGGTCATTACCGTACTTATCCTCGTCATTGATAAGTCTGAGCCTCATTTCTTCACCATTCTCAGTATTAAAGTCATTTTCCATGACATCCACAAGTTCATTGAATGTGTATCTTTTCTCATCAAATACAAATTTCTTTATAGCATAAAGCGAATCTGAAAGGTTTGGCATTCCTATACCCTGAACCCCAGAAAAATTATACTTTGCTCCGCCTTCGGTTATATCTTTCCCTTTTTCTATACAGTTATCCACCATTACAGAAAGCAGCGGAACAGGAGCATATATTCTGTGTCCTTCATCTACTATATTACTTCCTTCTGCCATTAGTTTCACATATTTTTTTATATCATTTTTTATTTCATCTATTATAAACTGAAAAGTAATCCTGTTATTCCCTTTATTTCTCAGCAGTACTTTTTCCATGATTTTCATTATATTCAGCATTGCTATATCATGAAGTCCGTATGTTTTCCCTGGAATTGACAGTTCTACACATCCTACCACAGAATAATTTCTGGCATCTTCAAGGCTTACTCCTCTTATAAGGAAAGACGGAATAATCACCTCATCATTAAAAATCTGCGGAATTCCTGTTCCCAGTCTTATTATCTCACATGTTTTCTTGATGAATTTTCTTGGTTCCAGTTCATTTACCCTTACACCAAGATTAGGCTGCGGAAGCTGTATATCTTTGTATGCTTCAAGAAACAAATACGAAAGCTCGTTTACCGCCGGTCTCCCTTCAGCTGTAAGACCTCCCAGAAGTGCAGTGTATCCTGTAGGAAATCCTGCGAAAAACTTTGCACTGTTGCTGCTTCTTACCAATACCACATCATTTGTTTTTATATAAAAAGCCTCGAGATACTCTTTTAACTCATTTTCAGATATTCCTTTTTCAAGATCATTAACATAAAAACTGTTTAAGTACTGATCGACTCTTCCCAAAGAGATAGAGCTTGCATTTGACTCATATTGAAGTATCACACATACATACCATAAAAGCTGCAATGCTTCAAGAAAGCTTTCGGGCTTGTCTTTTGATATTTTTCTTGATACTTCGGCTATTCTTTTCAGATCATTTATACGAACATTGTCAGTTTCTGTTTTTATCATTTCCTCTGCCAGTTCGGCATATCTGAGAATATGTTTTTCAGAAGCATCCAGTACTATTTTTGATGCCTGATAAAATTCATTTTCAGGATTTTCTTTTAATTTATCGCTGATTTTTCTGTTTAGATAACCCAGTCCGTTATTCAATACTGTTTCAAAATCAGGAATTATATGTCCTTGCCCTTTATCAGTCTGGTTTAATTTTACTATTTTTTCTTTTACACTTACTTTTATATCATCACCTATGTTACATTCGATTGAATCTTTCATTGATTTTTCCTGCCAGTAAGAAAAAAGTTCCTCTTTGTATACAGCTTTATCTTTCTCGGTAAACTTAAATTTATCCTGCGGTCTGACAGCCATGGTATCTATTTCTTCCAAAATCCAGTAAGGATCCATTTCCGGGGATATAATTCCGCTTCTTGGTCTCACTGTTCTGTTTCCTGCTATTATTTCCTTTTCTCTTATGCTTATTTCCACTTTATTTAGTATATTTTCAGTTGCCGCAGCCCTTCTTATTATCTGTGGCTGACCTTCTGTTTCTTTGTAACTTTCAGTATAAAGCAATGCTCTTTCTATTGATATTTCTCTTTCGTTTTTAAATAAATCTTTCTTCAAAAATTTTATTCTTTCGTTCATAACATTACCTCCAATGGTTTTCAATTCTATGATACATCTTTTTTATTGTTTTGTCAACTTTTTTATTGTTGTTTATTGTTTTGAATTTTATCTTTGATTTTTTTGCATATTTAATATATAATTTGGTATTACCAATTACAGGGAGGTCTTATGTTTGTAAAAGAAAGACTGGAAATAATAATGTCTCTGCTTAAAGAAAAAGGAAAAATCGAGGTAAACGACCTGAGTAAACAGTTTAGTGTTTCGAAAGATCTTATAAGAAAAGATCTTCAAAAACTGGAAGACCAGGGACTTTTGGAAAGAACCTACGGAGGTGCAATCCCAAAAAGGACTATAGTTAAGAATCTTAGTATCTGGAGCAGAATGACTTCCAATACTGAAGAGAAGAAAAAAATTGCCAAAAAGGCTCTCTCTCTGATTAGTCCTAATGATACTGTTTTTCTCGATATTACATCTATAAATTATTATCTTGCAGATGAAATAGATAACAGCGGTATAAACGTTACCGTAATCACCAATATGATCGATATAATGCACCTGCTTTACCACTCTGAGAATATAAAGCTCATAGGAATCGGCGGTGTTTTGAATAAAGAACTGGACGGATTCGTCGGCTCTGTTTCAATAGATCAGATAAAAAAATTCAAATCGGATATAGCTTTTCTCGGAACAATAGGTCTTGATACCGTATCAGGCAGCCTGACTACATTTGATTCTGAAGACGGACTTACAAAAGAAGCCATTATTAATTCCGCCAAGAAAAAATATCTTATATCCGAAAAGCAGAAATTTTATCAGGATGGTAATTTCATATACTCAAATATTGATAATTTCAATGGTTTTATTACCGATGATGATATTCCCAAAGATATAAAAACATTTATGAAAAAAAAGAATGTTTCTATTGTTTAATAAAATTAAGAAAAAATCACTTTTAGACAACGTCGTAAAAGTGATTTTTTTCTTATCTGTTCTTAAATGCTTCTTCTATTTTCTCTATGATTTTATTTGATTTTTTCACTACATCACTTATTGCTACTTTAACTGTCGGCTTTCCTTCGAATCTTTCAAGATTTGCCAAAGACACATCTTTTGTAAGCACTATTACATCTGCACTTTTTACATCATCCATAGTCAGTTCATTTTCTGTCCCGATCGATCCCTGTGTTTCTACTTTTACTTCATGTCCTTTAGCTAATGCTGCTTTTTTCAATGCTTCTGCTGCCATATAAGTATGTGCTACCCCTGACGGACAAGATGTTACTCCTAGTATTTTCATATTTATATCCTCCGTTATTCTAAAATTCTATTTCTAATTCTAAATCATCAGAATCCGAAACCGATTCTTTTACTTCCGATTTCTTTAATACTATTGCTAATACTGCTGTTACCATAGCTCCTACAAGAACGGATATTATATACCCTATTTTATTTTCCACTGTAGGCAGTACTATGAGTCCTCCCCATGAAGAACTTAATTTTGCTCCCAAAAGACCTGCTGTTACTGATCCGCATGCAGCTCCTACCATTAATGCAGGTATTACTCTTAAAGGATTGGCAGCGGCAAAAGGTATCGCGCCCTCGGTTACTCCTACCAGCCCCATGAGAATCGCTGCTTTTCCTGTTTCTTTCTCTTCATCGCTGTATTTTTTCGGTGCCAGTAATGTTGATATTCCAAGACCAATAGGCGGTACACATATAGCTACTCCTATCATTGCAGGAATTGTGTAAATCTGTTCAGATACTGACAGTATCATAAATGAGAAAGCTACTTTATTTACAGGTCCTCCCATATCAAATGCTATCATCATCCCAAGTATAATTGCCAGAAGTATTGTATTAGCCCCGCTCATATTCTGGAGCCACTGAGTAAGTAAAACTGTTATATTGGCAATTGGTTTTCCTATTACCCACATCATTATTCCCGCAGTTATAAATGTTCCTATTAATGGTATAACAAAGATCGGCATTATCGATCTGAATACATCCGGTACTTTTATTTTTTTCAAATAAAACACTACTATTCCGCCGATTATCCCTGCGAAAAGTGCTCCAAGAAATCCTGCGCCGATTTTACTTCCTACCAGCCCTGCTATGGCAGCCGGTGCCAGTGCTGATCTTCCCGCTATAGAATATCCTATATATGCTGCAAGCATAGGTATCATCAGTTCAAATCCTGCTACCCCTATATCAAAAATATCCTTTAATATTGGATTCTCAGGAACACTTCCTTTTCCTCCCAGAACCACTGCTAAAGACAGCAATATTCCCCCTGCTATAACGAAAGGTATCATATGTGACACCCCTGTCATAAGGTGCTGTCTGATTTCTTTAAATATTTTTACAATATCTTTCATACTTTTTCTCCCTCATTATTAGTTTATATTTTCAGAATACTCGCTTATTATTTGTAAAGCTTCTTCTTTCGTATTTATATTCGAAAGTTTGTCACGAAAATCGTCGTCTAATATAGAAGTAGATAATTTTATAAGTATTCTCATATGCTCATCTCCAGCTGCTTCTTCAGACACACCAATCATAAATACATATTTTACATACTCGTCTTCGTCCCCGTCTTCTCCCCACTTTACTTCATTTTTCAATCTTGCGAATGCTATTGCAGCATCCTTTACAGAACCGCACTTCCCGTGTGGAATGGCAAAAGAATAGCCTACTGCTGTAGGAAACGATTTTTCTCTCTCATGTAGAGCATGTAAAAATCCTGTCTTAGAGCAGAAATCACAGCTTTGGCATTTATCAAGGCCGTCTTTTTTCCATACACAATTTAATTTCTTTTCTTCATGTATTAGTTTTGCCAGATTTTCTATGGCTTCCTCTTTTGTCTTCACCTCCATGTCCAGTTCTATCAGCTTTTCGTTAATTAGTGTTCCCATTAATTACCTTCACCTCTCTTGTTCAAATTCTACAATTAATAATACCATTTTTTATTGTTTTGTCAAGTTTCTTATTGATCATTATTCTTTAAACCATTTTTTTATTGTCAAAAAAGTCACACACATGTTTTACATGTCAAATAACAAAAATTATAACATTTATCGTTTCTTATTGT harbors:
- a CDS encoding PTS fructose transporter subunit EIIC, translating into MKDIVKIFKEIRQHLMTGVSHMIPFVIAGGILLSLAVVLGGKGSVPENPILKDIFDIGVAGFELMIPMLAAYIGYSIAGRSALAPAAIAGLVGSKIGAGFLGALFAGIIGGIVVFYLKKIKVPDVFRSIMPIFVIPLIGTFITAGIMMWVIGKPIANITVLLTQWLQNMSGANTILLAIILGMMIAFDMGGPVNKVAFSFMILSVSEQIYTIPAMIGVAICVPPIGLGISTLLAPKKYSDEEKETGKAAILMGLVGVTEGAIPFAAANPLRVIPALMVGAACGSVTAGLLGAKLSSSWGGLIVLPTVENKIGYIISVLVGAMVTAVLAIVLKKSEVKESVSDSDDLELEIEF
- a CDS encoding formate C-acetyltransferase, which codes for MNERIKFLKKDLFKNEREISIERALLYTESYKETEGQPQIIRRAAATENILNKVEISIREKEIIAGNRTVRPRSGIISPEMDPYWILEEIDTMAVRPQDKFKFTEKDKAVYKEELFSYWQEKSMKDSIECNIGDDIKVSVKEKIVKLNQTDKGQGHIIPDFETVLNNGLGYLNRKISDKLKENPENEFYQASKIVLDASEKHILRYAELAEEMIKTETDNVRINDLKRIAEVSRKISKDKPESFLEALQLLWYVCVILQYESNASSISLGRVDQYLNSFYVNDLEKGISENELKEYLEAFYIKTNDVVLVRSSNSAKFFAGFPTGYTALLGGLTAEGRPAVNELSYLFLEAYKDIQLPQPNLGVRVNELEPRKFIKKTCEIIRLGTGIPQIFNDEVIIPSFLIRGVSLEDARNYSVVGCVELSIPGKTYGLHDIAMLNIMKIMEKVLLRNKGNNRITFQFIIDEIKNDIKKYVKLMAEGSNIVDEGHRIYAPVPLLSVMVDNCIEKGKDITEGGAKYNFSGVQGIGMPNLSDSLYAIKKFVFDEKRYTFNELVDVMENDFNTENGEEMRLRLINDEDKYGNDLDNVDDLSSEILRLYCKEVEKYDNPRGGIFIPGSYTVSAHIPLGEVVGATPDGRKSGEQLADGGLSPMFGRDKLGPTAVLKSVSKLDNVLLTNGSLLNVKLSPGPLQSDQGLENFVNYIYAYMKLKIQHIQFNVVGRETLQEAQLYPEKYDNLVVRVAGYSAFFTELNEKIQNDIINRTEHVF
- a CDS encoding DeoR/GlpR family DNA-binding transcription regulator, with translation MFVKERLEIIMSLLKEKGKIEVNDLSKQFSVSKDLIRKDLQKLEDQGLLERTYGGAIPKRTIVKNLSIWSRMTSNTEEKKKIAKKALSLISPNDTVFLDITSINYYLADEIDNSGINVTVITNMIDIMHLLYHSENIKLIGIGGVLNKELDGFVGSVSIDQIKKFKSDIAFLGTIGLDTVSGSLTTFDSEDGLTKEAIINSAKKKYLISEKQKFYQDGNFIYSNIDNFNGFITDDDIPKDIKTFMKKKNVSIV
- a CDS encoding glycyl-radical enzyme activating protein, with the translated sequence MNKALIFNIQRYSLNDGSGIRTMVFFKGCRLRCPWCSNPESQSGKIEVMINKEKQKKYEKYIENIDEDPTGTYEKTGKWYNLGELLKEVLKDEIFFNTSKGGVTLSGGEVLEQGDFAAEFLKELKEHGINTAVETCGYGDNKKFREILKYTDTVLFDLKIMDNEKSKKILKGGSDIITENFRAAAETGKVIVRFPYIPGYTDETENLEKISELMKECNVKNIDILPYHNYGSKKYEYLNRKYLLEDLEIPTEEDTGNIKKFFEKEGFCVNIGG
- a CDS encoding PTS sugar transporter subunit IIA encodes the protein MGTLINEKLIELDMEVKTKEEAIENLAKLIHEEKKLNCVWKKDGLDKCQSCDFCSKTGFLHALHEREKSFPTAVGYSFAIPHGKCGSVKDAAIAFARLKNEVKWGEDGDEDEYVKYVFMIGVSEEAAGDEHMRILIKLSTSILDDDFRDKLSNINTKEEALQIISEYSENIN
- a CDS encoding fructose-6-phosphate aldolase, with translation MEYLLDTANLEEIKYFNEKFPIVGVTTNPTIIANEKGDYKKIINSILEIIGTEKMLHVQVLGRDAETIIKEAGLLKETLKGNLYIKIPVSDEGLKAMAVLKKKGFNITATGILTSQQIVFAAQAGADYMAPYVNRADNIGGDGVRVVSEAYEILSRNKDNKAKILGASYKNVKQVHDSILAGAEAVTVGSDVLKQMIYHPYTDWSIDKFESDWGKVYGNGKNLLDIL
- a CDS encoding PTS fructose-like transporter subunit IIB, which gives rise to MKILGVTSCPSGVAHTYMAAEALKKAALAKGHEVKVETQGSIGTENELTMDDVKSADVIVLTKDVSLANLERFEGKPTVKVAISDVVKKSNKIIEKIEEAFKNR